The DNA region CCTCTACCATTTCTCGTCTAAGAACGATCTGTTCCAAACTGCCGTCTATGCGCCGCTTTGTATGAGGTGACAGCACATTTGCAAGTTCTGGCGGATGAATCGCCCAATATGTTTCCTGGGTCATACGCTCCCTGTCCGTAAGGACAGCCGCCCTGCGCTTCAGGCGGGGCTGATATAGCGTTAACACTTCAAGTAAACGATCTGATACGAGCGGAATCGGATGTTCCATATAATCCGTATAATCCACATGAACTCCACCGCGGACATTCAAGCTGATCGCCCTAAGATCGATGTTGGAATCCTGAAAAGCCTGACTCCATACCCTTCGCTGAAGTTCACCTACGGGCTCAGTCTCAGCGCGATGAATCCATCTCAAATCTGCCATTAAGCGAAAGTATTGGATAACCCTGTCCTCCCTTCGACATTGTCAAAAATCGCCCCTTCAATATTGGCATTACTCCACAGTGTATCTACCAGATTAGCTCCGCTGAAGTTGGCACCTCGAAGGTCAGCCCCTCTAAAATCTGCTCCTTTCAGGTTTGAATTCTTGAAGTTAACTGCATCATACCCAGGTCCCTGTACAAGTCCCTCTGGGCGTCCCATATCTCCAACTACACCTCTGAATACAGCCCCTTGTAGGGAGCAACCACTGAAATCCGCTCCATAAATAAGACTATTTGAGAAGTTCACCCCTTCCATTTCACAATTCCGCCAGCGTGTGCCCACAAGCATGCAACGTTGAAAATCGGTCAATTTCAAATCTATATTCTCAAATCTGCTGAAACGAAAGTCCAAGTCGCTGCACTCCATTTCCGCCATACTCAGTCCTTGAAAATACGCATACATGACAGCAATACCATTGCTTTCCTCCAGTTCCTCGCCAATTTCTTCAATGCTTCGCTCTCTCTGATCCAATCGGAATACGCATTCGCTCGCATCAAGATACTCCCCTACACGTACTTCGAAGTTATGTTCAAGTTTCATTTGCAAATGCAATTCCATGTCTTCTAGCAAATAGCCGCATCGTCGGATGAAATAGACGAGATACCGGTTCACCAAAGGTACCTGCTGCAACCGAATACCTTCCAGTTCCACAGCCGTCACGGCACCTTGATAAGAAGCTAAAGTCTGTTTCAATCTTTCGATCATCCGTTCTACACATTCATAGGCCCATTGTGCAGAATAGAACGCTCGAACTGGCCTGCGGTCCAGCAACCACGACGAATCACAAGCCTCAACCAGCACATTCATCGCCCCACCCAGTACTTCCGTTCGCAATATAGAGTACTGGATGTAGGCGATTTTCTCTTTTGTCCTAACCTCTTGAGCAAGCGCAACTTCTTTAATAAACTCTCTGAAATGTTCCATATATTCTGCCGTCAATTCGGTTGATCTGCTCTCTAATGTACGCCTTAAATCCTCCATCAGCCTGACTCGCTCTGGCTCCACCTGATCGGCATAAAAGTGCTTCAACGAATCCTTTCGGTTCATTTGCTCCCCCCTCCCTCGACTACAAATACATATGTTTAGTTGGATTTCACCTCAGAACCACTCATCTGTGCCTGCCCATCCAATCGGAATGTCCCCCCTCCACCTTCAAGAAGTAACTGAGAACCGGCAGACAATATCATTTTCTTTCCTGCTTTCAGGGAAAGGCTGCCCCCTGCAGACATTGTGACTTGCTGGTTGCCCTTGATTTGAATGCCCTCATCTCCACTCAATCGGATAAACACTTCTCCTTCTTTTCCAGTGATAACAATGGAGTCTGGTGTCAGTCTAATCTCCTTGCCATGGGGTGTGCGAAAAATTTTGTGATCCGGATTGTTCAATTGGTTCGTTCCCGTCACCTGTGTATCTAGTCTGGGCGCTGGCGTAGCATACGCCTCTTCTTCATGCTGAGTTGGAAAATACACCGCCACCGGATCACCAATTTCTGGCATCACGTACCATCCGGTCCGCCCCTCAGAAATATAGGGAGACTGATACAGTAGCCATAGTCCATTCTCCGCTTCCTGTTCTTTATCACAATTCAGTTGTACTCTGACATGTCCGCCATGTACCGCAAATATGCGTCCCATTAATGAGCTTCCAGCAATCAGTGGATTGTAGTACGTCTTCTGTCGCAATCCTTTGTGAAGACTTAGCACGTATTTATGCTTTAAAATACCTCCGGCAAGTTCCGTATAAGCTTCCGTAAGATACAGACTTCTGCCTCGGAATGAGATATGGTGTCCCAGTTCCATAACTTGATCTGTCTCCACTTCGTATACAATGAA from Paenibacillus sp. JNUCC-31 includes:
- a CDS encoding pentapeptide repeat-containing protein produces the protein MNRKDSLKHFYADQVEPERVRLMEDLRRTLESRSTELTAEYMEHFREFIKEVALAQEVRTKEKIAYIQYSILRTEVLGGAMNVLVEACDSSWLLDRRPVRAFYSAQWAYECVERMIERLKQTLASYQGAVTAVELEGIRLQQVPLVNRYLVYFIRRCGYLLEDMELHLQMKLEHNFEVRVGEYLDASECVFRLDQRERSIEEIGEELEESNGIAVMYAYFQGLSMAEMECSDLDFRFSRFENIDLKLTDFQRCMLVGTRWRNCEMEGVNFSNSLIYGADFSGCSLQGAVFRGVVGDMGRPEGLVQGPGYDAVNFKNSNLKGADFRGADLRGANFSGANLVDTLWSNANIEGAIFDNVEGRTGLSNTFA
- a CDS encoding phage baseplate assembly protein V; its protein translation is MSLTYENLIIEPYELVHLQELTIRKKMNEHTRLVFKGMVSEEWKDRYVDVTDKNTPIEVWQKDEEGNKSPLFKGIPLSVEVQVVRGVYTLQVEAISHTYLMDVKKRTRTFQNIQMTLPELLKELDQDYPGLDVIDEGTGGAKIGKVAVQYQETDWAFLRRLASRFHTSLMPAAQFDSPKFYFGVYEHGNSIELDNTRYTVHKNMTPFMYFTENETVNVNESDFIVYEVETDQVMELGHHISFRGRSLYLTEAYTELAGGILKHKYVLSLHKGLRQKTYYNPLIAGSSLMGRIFAVHGGHVRVQLNCDKEQEAENGLWLLYQSPYISEGRTGWYVMPEIGDPVAVYFPTQHEEEAYATPAPRLDTQVTGTNQLNNPDHKIFRTPHGKEIRLTPDSIVITGKEGEVFIRLSGDEGIQIKGNQQVTMSAGGSLSLKAGKKMILSAGSQLLLEGGGGTFRLDGQAQMSGSEVKSN